Proteins from one Catenuloplanes atrovinosus genomic window:
- a CDS encoding Uma2 family endonuclease, which translates to MSVSAFDPHPFPWTEDEYFALGETDNRIELIDGMLLVSPAPRNAHQIISMMLVRAVFPAVMEAGLIPMEATNVRLATDRIVIPDVVVADASFEATVTEAADVVLVCEITSPSNAISDRVTKMQLYAAARIEWYLLVEPDAADPAQITMWLFRRHGDHYVEYATAKPGGTLTSAEPFPMEIPTDSLVLKR; encoded by the coding sequence ATGAGTGTGTCCGCGTTCGATCCCCATCCGTTCCCCTGGACCGAGGACGAGTACTTCGCACTAGGCGAGACTGACAACCGCATCGAGTTGATCGACGGGATGCTGCTGGTGAGTCCGGCACCGAGGAACGCGCACCAGATCATTTCGATGATGTTGGTCAGGGCCGTCTTTCCCGCTGTCATGGAGGCGGGCCTGATCCCGATGGAGGCGACGAACGTTCGTCTCGCCACCGACCGGATCGTGATTCCAGATGTCGTGGTGGCCGACGCCTCGTTCGAGGCCACAGTCACCGAGGCGGCTGACGTGGTGCTCGTTTGCGAGATCACGTCACCGAGCAACGCCATCAGCGACCGGGTCACGAAGATGCAGCTCTACGCGGCTGCGCGCATCGAGTGGTACCTGCTCGTCGAGCCGGACGCGGCCGATCCGGCCCAGATCACCATGTGGCTGTTCCGGCGGCACGGTGACCACTACGTCGAATACGCCACGGCCAAGCCGGGCGGGACGCTCACCTCGGCCGAACCGTTCCCGATGGAGATTCCCACCGACTCACTGGTGCTCAAGCGCTAG
- the pulA gene encoding pullulanase-type alpha-1,6-glucosidase gives MDSVALPYRLMIVKKLVAAVAVTVALPLGAVVASPGPAAQPLRTETGGVAWSAEPSDGALAVQGAAARDREREAEQFYFVLPDRFANGDPRNDRGGLPGDRLSTGHDPADKGFYHGGDVRGVIEKLDYIQGLGTTAIWLAPVFKNQPVQGSGADVSAGYHGYWITDFTRLDPHFGSNEDLRRLVDAAHRRGIKIYLDIITNHTADVIAYAENQYGYVPKTASPYVDAAGNAFEDRNHADGTRPFPRVTKDAGPYTPVFRKPSDATVKVPRWLNDPAMYHNRGDSTFTGENSEYGDFFGLDDLWTERPEVVDGMTDIYADWIRELGVDGYRMDTVKHVNMDFWPRFSQGIARAGGDDFFMFGEVYSADPEITSGYVRRGGLPATLDFPFQAAAQGFVTGTGTARGLADVYAADDLYTSRDTDAGRLPTFLGNHDMGRIGSFIAASGGSDQERLRKAQLAHELMFLTRGQPVIYSGDEQGFTGPGGDKDARQDMFASRTADYLDDDLIGTARTHATDNYDTRHPIYRTIAALGALRERYPALADGTQTTRHAAGGPGVFAASRLLADERVEHLIAVNNAATAQTVTIDTFSPSTRFSPIYGGGAAVTSGADRRVTVTVPAMSAIALRAAARVPAPPDRPGLRLSATDDGVEATVLGGDPAATVTVAARRPGGRWELLGTATRAPYRVRHDPQGLPAGASIDYKAVVRDSKGRTASATATATVETPPQAASRDWLVVHYQRPAGDYDGWNLYPWGDIDPAWATTWPAGQPFAGEDSYGRFAWVKLKPGARSVGFLVVDPSGTKDPAVDRTVDVTATGEVWVRQGDPTLYPTRQAATGEPDPVPDQGTAIIHYRRPAGDYDGWGLHVWDGAATPTTWDAPLMPVRQDAYGAVFEVPLAPGAAGLNYIVHRGDVKDLPEDQRLEFASAGREVWLQAGVAGRLLPAGTSTLSPDVDLGTAEAQWLDRSTVAWARLATPTSGEGRPADGKAYALAWSPSGGIGVANGELTGDHSVVPLTARRNGLTDAQRQRFPHLWAYGALEVPASARVTDILRGQVVVTERDHTGRLLAATAVQLPGVLDDVYPDAVRARLGPVFAPDGTPSVSVWAPTARTVRLQLFDTPSAAPSIVDMRRDDRTGVWSAGLDRSAAGRFYRFEVTAWQPAAREVVTASVTDPYSVALAADSTHSQLVDLDDPALAPPGWDALAAAKPAAVPASRIQIQELSVRDFSIADGTVPEAERGTYLAFASRASAGATHLRELAAAGVTHVHLLPSFDFATTPERRADQARPACDLASLPPDSDRQQACVAEVADTDGYNWGYDPLHYTVPEGGYAVNPDGAARTAEFRSMVSALNRDGLRVVLDVVYNHTAAHGVHPHSVLDQIVPGYYHRLLADGTVANSTCCSNTAPEHAMMGKLVVDSMVTWARQYKVDGFRFDLMGHHPKANIMAVRSALDALTVERDGVDGKGIYLYGEGWNFGEVAGDARFVQATQANMAGTGVGTFNDRLRDAVRGGGPFDANPRVQGFASGLFTDPNGDPVNGSAADQRAALLLRQDQIKVGLSGNLASYRFVASSTGVSQAGAEIPYNGSPTGYTAAPGEAITYVDAHDNEILYDALAFKLPRSTPAVDRARMQTLGLATVVLGQGVGFVTAGSERLRSKSLDRNSFNSGDWFNEISWDCAAGNGFGRGLPPAPDNADKWDYARPLLADPALVPGCDAINLADARYRELLEIRRSSPLFSLGTAAAVQEHLSFPLSGPAETPGVITMLLSGPDPRWRSITVVFNATPTTATQTVPSLTGAAVSLHPVLRTSADETLRTASFDATTGTFTVPPRTVAVFVQS, from the coding sequence ATGGATTCCGTGGCTCTCCCGTACCGTCTGATGATCGTCAAGAAGCTGGTCGCGGCCGTGGCCGTGACGGTGGCGCTGCCGCTCGGCGCGGTGGTGGCCTCGCCCGGACCGGCCGCGCAACCCTTGCGGACCGAGACCGGCGGCGTGGCCTGGAGCGCCGAGCCGTCCGACGGTGCGCTGGCCGTGCAGGGCGCCGCCGCCCGGGACCGGGAGCGGGAGGCGGAGCAGTTCTACTTCGTGCTGCCGGACCGATTCGCGAACGGCGACCCGCGCAACGATCGCGGCGGGCTGCCCGGCGACCGGCTGAGCACCGGGCACGACCCGGCGGACAAGGGTTTCTACCACGGCGGCGACGTGCGCGGCGTGATCGAGAAGCTGGACTACATCCAGGGGCTGGGCACCACCGCGATCTGGCTGGCGCCGGTCTTCAAGAACCAGCCGGTGCAGGGCTCGGGCGCGGACGTGAGCGCGGGCTACCACGGCTACTGGATCACCGACTTCACCCGGCTGGACCCGCACTTCGGGTCGAACGAGGACCTGAGGAGGCTGGTCGACGCCGCGCACCGGCGGGGCATCAAGATCTACCTCGACATCATCACCAACCACACGGCGGACGTGATCGCGTACGCGGAGAACCAGTACGGCTACGTCCCCAAGACGGCGTCGCCGTACGTCGACGCGGCCGGGAACGCGTTCGAGGACCGCAACCACGCGGACGGCACGCGGCCGTTCCCGCGCGTCACCAAGGACGCCGGGCCGTACACGCCGGTGTTCCGGAAGCCGTCGGACGCGACCGTGAAGGTGCCGCGCTGGCTGAACGATCCGGCGATGTACCACAACCGGGGCGATTCGACGTTCACCGGCGAGAACAGCGAGTACGGCGACTTCTTCGGCCTGGACGACCTGTGGACCGAGCGGCCCGAGGTGGTCGACGGCATGACCGACATCTACGCGGACTGGATTCGCGAGCTGGGCGTCGACGGCTACCGGATGGACACGGTCAAGCACGTCAACATGGACTTCTGGCCGCGGTTCAGCCAGGGGATCGCGCGGGCCGGCGGCGACGACTTCTTCATGTTCGGCGAGGTCTACAGCGCCGATCCGGAGATCACCTCCGGGTACGTACGGCGCGGCGGGCTCCCGGCCACGCTCGACTTCCCGTTCCAGGCCGCGGCGCAGGGCTTCGTGACCGGCACCGGCACCGCGCGCGGGCTGGCCGACGTGTACGCCGCGGACGACCTCTACACCTCGCGGGACACGGACGCGGGCCGCCTGCCCACCTTCCTCGGCAACCACGACATGGGCCGGATCGGGTCGTTCATCGCGGCCTCCGGCGGCTCCGACCAGGAGCGGCTCAGGAAGGCGCAGCTCGCGCACGAGCTGATGTTCCTCACCCGCGGCCAGCCGGTGATCTACTCCGGGGACGAGCAGGGCTTCACCGGCCCGGGCGGCGACAAGGACGCGCGGCAGGACATGTTCGCCAGCCGCACCGCCGACTACCTGGACGACGACCTGATCGGCACCGCGCGCACGCACGCGACCGACAACTACGACACCCGGCACCCGATCTACCGCACCATCGCGGCGCTGGGCGCGCTGCGCGAGCGCTACCCGGCGCTGGCCGACGGCACCCAGACCACCCGGCACGCGGCCGGCGGGCCGGGCGTGTTCGCGGCGTCCCGGCTGCTGGCCGACGAGCGGGTGGAGCACCTGATCGCGGTCAACAACGCGGCCACCGCGCAGACCGTCACCATCGACACGTTCTCGCCGTCCACCCGCTTCTCGCCGATCTACGGCGGCGGCGCGGCCGTCACCTCCGGTGCGGACCGGCGGGTCACCGTCACGGTGCCGGCCATGTCCGCGATCGCGCTGCGGGCCGCCGCCCGCGTGCCGGCGCCGCCGGACCGGCCGGGACTGCGGCTGAGCGCCACCGACGACGGCGTGGAGGCGACCGTGCTCGGCGGCGACCCGGCCGCGACCGTCACCGTGGCGGCGCGGCGGCCGGGCGGTCGGTGGGAACTGCTCGGGACCGCGACGCGCGCGCCGTACCGGGTCCGCCACGACCCGCAGGGCTTGCCCGCCGGCGCCTCGATCGATTACAAGGCAGTGGTGCGAGACAGCAAGGGGCGCACCGCCTCCGCCACCGCGACCGCCACCGTCGAGACTCCACCACAGGCCGCGAGCCGGGACTGGCTCGTCGTCCACTACCAGCGCCCGGCCGGCGACTACGACGGCTGGAACCTCTACCCCTGGGGTGACATCGACCCGGCGTGGGCCACCACCTGGCCGGCCGGGCAGCCGTTCGCGGGCGAGGACTCGTACGGCCGGTTCGCCTGGGTGAAGCTGAAGCCGGGCGCGCGGAGCGTCGGGTTCCTGGTCGTCGACCCGTCCGGGACCAAGGACCCGGCCGTGGACCGCACCGTGGACGTGACCGCGACCGGCGAGGTGTGGGTCCGCCAGGGCGACCCCACGCTCTATCCCACCCGGCAGGCCGCGACCGGGGAGCCGGACCCGGTGCCGGACCAGGGCACCGCGATCATCCACTATCGGCGGCCGGCCGGCGACTACGACGGCTGGGGGCTGCACGTCTGGGACGGCGCGGCCACGCCGACCACCTGGGACGCGCCCCTGATGCCGGTGCGGCAGGACGCGTACGGCGCGGTCTTCGAGGTGCCGCTGGCGCCCGGCGCGGCCGGACTGAACTACATCGTGCATCGGGGTGACGTGAAGGACCTGCCGGAGGATCAGCGGCTCGAGTTCGCCTCCGCCGGGCGGGAGGTGTGGCTCCAGGCCGGCGTCGCCGGGCGGCTGCTCCCGGCCGGCACCAGCACGCTCAGCCCGGACGTCGACCTCGGCACGGCCGAGGCGCAGTGGCTGGACCGGTCCACGGTCGCCTGGGCGCGGCTGGCCACGCCCACGTCCGGCGAGGGCCGCCCGGCCGACGGCAAGGCGTACGCGCTGGCCTGGTCGCCGTCCGGCGGGATCGGTGTGGCGAACGGCGAGCTGACCGGGGACCACTCGGTCGTGCCGCTGACCGCGCGGCGCAACGGGCTCACCGACGCGCAGCGGCAGCGGTTCCCGCACCTGTGGGCGTACGGCGCGCTGGAGGTGCCGGCGAGCGCGCGGGTCACGGACATCCTGCGCGGGCAGGTGGTGGTCACCGAGCGGGACCACACCGGGCGGCTGCTGGCGGCCACGGCCGTGCAGCTGCCGGGCGTGCTCGACGACGTCTACCCGGACGCGGTGCGGGCCCGGCTCGGGCCGGTGTTCGCGCCGGACGGCACGCCGTCGGTGTCGGTCTGGGCGCCGACCGCGCGTACCGTGCGGCTCCAGCTCTTCGACACGCCGTCCGCCGCGCCGTCCATCGTGGACATGCGCCGGGACGACCGGACCGGCGTGTGGTCGGCCGGGCTCGACCGGTCGGCCGCCGGCAGGTTCTACCGGTTCGAGGTGACCGCGTGGCAGCCGGCCGCGCGCGAGGTGGTCACCGCGTCGGTCACCGACCCCTACTCGGTCGCGCTGGCCGCGGACTCCACGCACAGCCAGCTCGTCGACCTGGACGATCCGGCGCTGGCGCCGCCCGGCTGGGACGCGCTCGCCGCGGCGAAACCGGCCGCGGTGCCCGCGTCGAGGATCCAGATCCAGGAGCTGTCGGTACGGGACTTCAGCATCGCGGACGGCACCGTGCCCGAGGCCGAACGCGGCACCTATCTCGCGTTCGCCTCGCGGGCGTCCGCCGGCGCGACGCACCTGCGCGAACTGGCCGCGGCCGGCGTCACCCACGTACACCTGCTGCCGTCCTTCGATTTCGCCACCACCCCGGAGCGGCGCGCCGACCAGGCGCGGCCCGCCTGCGACCTGGCGTCGCTGCCCCCGGACTCGGACCGGCAGCAGGCCTGCGTGGCCGAGGTCGCGGACACCGACGGCTACAACTGGGGGTACGACCCGCTGCACTACACGGTGCCGGAGGGCGGCTACGCCGTGAACCCGGACGGCGCGGCGCGGACGGCCGAGTTCCGCTCCATGGTGTCCGCGCTCAACCGGGACGGGCTGCGCGTGGTGCTGGACGTGGTCTACAACCACACGGCCGCGCACGGCGTGCACCCGCACTCGGTGCTCGACCAGATCGTGCCCGGCTACTACCACCGGCTGCTCGCGGACGGCACCGTGGCGAACTCGACGTGCTGCTCCAACACCGCGCCGGAGCACGCGATGATGGGCAAGCTGGTGGTCGACTCCATGGTCACCTGGGCCCGGCAGTACAAGGTGGACGGATTCCGCTTCGACCTGATGGGGCACCACCCCAAGGCCAACATCATGGCGGTACGGTCCGCGCTCGACGCGCTCACGGTGGAGCGCGACGGCGTCGACGGCAAGGGCATCTACCTGTACGGCGAGGGCTGGAACTTCGGCGAGGTGGCCGGCGACGCGCGGTTCGTGCAGGCGACCCAGGCGAACATGGCCGGCACCGGCGTGGGCACGTTCAACGACCGGCTGCGGGACGCGGTCCGCGGCGGCGGGCCGTTCGACGCGAACCCGCGCGTGCAGGGCTTCGCGTCCGGGCTGTTCACCGACCCCAACGGCGACCCGGTGAACGGCTCGGCGGCCGACCAGCGGGCCGCGCTGCTGCTGCGCCAGGACCAGATCAAGGTTGGTCTGTCCGGAAATCTCGCGTCATATCGGTTCGTGGCGTCGTCGACCGGGGTGTCGCAGGCGGGCGCGGAGATTCCGTACAACGGTTCGCCGACCGGCTACACGGCCGCACCGGGCGAGGCGATCACCTATGTGGACGCGCACGACAACGAGATCCTGTACGACGCGCTCGCGTTCAAGCTGCCGCGGTCCACGCCGGCCGTGGACCGGGCGCGGATGCAGACGCTCGGCCTGGCCACGGTGGTGCTCGGCCAGGGCGTCGGCTTCGTGACGGCCGGGTCGGAGCGGCTGCGGTCGAAGTCGCTGGACCGGAACTCGTTCAACTCCGGCGACTGGTTCAACGAGATCTCCTGGGACTGCGCCGCGGGCAACGGCTTCGGCCGGGGTCTGCCACCCGCTCCCGACAACGCGGACAAATGGGATTACGCGCGCCCGCTGCTGGCCGATCCGGCGCTGGTGCCGGGCTGCGACGCGATCAACCTGGCGGACGCGCGCTACCGGGAACTGCTGGAGATCCGGCGGTCGTCGCCGCTGTTCTCGCTCGGCACCGCGGCCGCGGTCCAGGAGCACCTGTCGTTCCCGCTCTCCGGCCCGGCCGAGACCCCCGGCGTGATCACCATGCTGCTGTCCGGCCCGGACCCGCGGTGGCGCTCGATCACCGTGGTCTTCAACGCCACTCCCACGACCGCGACCCAGACCGTCCCGTCCCTGACGGGCGCCGCGGTCTCGCTCCACCCCGTCCTCCGCACCTCCGCCGACGAGACCCTCCGCACCGCATCGTTCGACGCCACCACCGGCACCTTCACCGTCCCACCCCGCACGGTCGCGGTCTTCGTCCAGTCCTGA